From a region of the Salinispira pacifica genome:
- a CDS encoding TrkH family potassium uptake protein has translation MKGFAITRALAAILGIIGLFLLTPVIVAVFDSTPEFIMSFFLPSMASILISAVVLWLTWSYRGDINPRSGFLLVSLSWILVSAVGAVPFVLGDAIPSYTDAFFETMSGFTTTGASILTEIEAMPRPFLFWRSLTHWLGGMGIVVLAVALFPLLGIGGLQLMKAEAPGPDVDRLTSRITGTAKILWMIYLGMTVLETLLLMLGGMSLFDSLTHTFGTLATGGFSPKNSSVGHYNSPYLQNVITIFMVLAGTNFIMHYRLLTGRFRLLWRNSELKAYLGIFIVTMLIMGFNLYREGVYPDLATSLRFSGFQTASILTTTGYATADFALWPGLSQALLFAMMFIGGSAGSTGGGVKVVRIISLLKQGFTEMKYLLHPRSVFTVKLNGSRLKKSVVYTITGFIILYMFFLILTTVVVAMDGKSLLTSFSTALATLGNIGPGFAGVGPTENYSSFSPAIKWFLSFIMMLGRLEIYTVLVLFSPQFWRR, from the coding sequence GTGAAGGGATTTGCCATCACCAGAGCTCTGGCAGCAATTCTCGGGATCATCGGGCTGTTCTTGCTCACACCGGTGATAGTTGCCGTTTTCGATTCCACTCCGGAATTCATTATGAGTTTTTTTCTCCCCTCCATGGCCTCCATACTAATTTCGGCAGTGGTTCTCTGGCTGACCTGGAGCTATCGGGGAGATATTAACCCCCGCAGCGGTTTTCTTCTGGTGAGTCTGAGCTGGATTCTGGTGAGCGCAGTAGGCGCAGTTCCATTTGTCCTGGGAGATGCCATACCTTCCTATACCGATGCATTTTTCGAAACAATGAGCGGGTTCACCACTACCGGAGCATCCATCCTGACCGAAATAGAAGCCATGCCCAGACCGTTTCTCTTCTGGAGAAGCCTCACCCACTGGCTGGGAGGGATGGGGATTGTGGTTCTTGCCGTTGCCCTTTTTCCACTGCTGGGGATCGGCGGGCTGCAGCTTATGAAGGCTGAAGCTCCCGGGCCTGATGTTGACCGTCTTACCAGCCGAATTACCGGTACGGCGAAGATTCTCTGGATGATTTATCTGGGAATGACCGTTCTTGAAACCCTGCTGCTGATGCTGGGGGGAATGAGCTTGTTCGATTCCCTCACTCATACCTTCGGTACGCTGGCAACCGGCGGTTTCAGCCCCAAAAACAGCAGTGTGGGACATTATAACAGCCCCTATCTACAGAATGTGATCACCATCTTTATGGTGCTTGCTGGAACCAACTTCATAATGCACTATCGTCTGCTGACCGGCAGATTCAGACTTTTATGGAGAAATTCCGAGCTGAAGGCATATCTCGGCATTTTTATCGTTACCATGCTGATCATGGGGTTCAATCTTTACCGCGAAGGGGTGTATCCGGATCTGGCTACAAGTCTGCGCTTTTCGGGGTTTCAGACTGCCAGTATTCTTACCACTACCGGATATGCCACGGCGGACTTTGCTCTTTGGCCGGGTCTGAGTCAGGCTTTGCTTTTCGCCATGATGTTTATCGGAGGCAGTGCAGGTTCCACCGGGGGCGGAGTGAAGGTTGTGAGAATCATTTCACTTCTGAAGCAGGGCTTTACCGAGATGAAATATCTCCTGCATCCCCGAAGTGTATTCACGGTGAAGCTTAACGGCAGCCGGTTGAAAAAATCTGTGGTGTATACCATCACCGGGTTTATTATTCTCTACATGTTTTTTCTCATTCTCACCACTGTTGTGGTTGCCATGGACGGGAAAAGCCTGCTTACAAGTTTTTCTACGGCTCTTGCCACCCTGGGGAATATCGGACCGGGCTTTGCCGGGGTGGGTCCCACAGAAAATTATTCATCATTTTCTCCGGCGATAAAGTGGTTTTTATCATTTATCATGATGCTGGGCAGGCTGGAAATATACACCGTTCTGGTTCTGTTTTCCCCCCAGTTCTGGAGACGCTGA
- a CDS encoding quaternary amine ABC transporter ATP-binding protein has product MSLVEVKDLYKIFGPNPKRAIPLIKDGMSKTDIKKKTGCTIAINGATFSIDKKETFVVMGLSGSGKSTFIRCLNKLIKPTAGAILVDGKDIMQMDSEELQELRRRKMSMVFQNFGLLPHRNVVNNVEFGLEVSGVDKETRRQKALDAIKLVGLDGFEFSMPRELSGGMQQRVGLARALANDPEILLMDEAFSALDPLIRTQMQDELLELQAKMHKTIIFITHDLDEALKLGDRIAILGPDGRVRQIGTPEQILSDPADDYVKKFVQNVDRTKVITASSVKHGCPTLNIQKDGPEAALRLMEKEHISHAFVVDSERVLQGIVSVEDAVELKKQKKKDLTEILTHNVYTAGPETAVSDLLATALESRFPIAVIGDDNKFHGIVDRAAIIAEVTNDDEEAETPTVLSEVMEQAEHDAEAGQE; this is encoded by the coding sequence ATGTCATTAGTTGAAGTGAAAGACCTGTATAAAATCTTCGGCCCCAATCCCAAGAGGGCGATTCCCCTCATCAAGGACGGGATGTCGAAGACAGACATTAAGAAAAAAACCGGATGTACCATTGCCATTAACGGTGCCACATTCAGTATCGACAAGAAGGAAACCTTTGTGGTAATGGGACTTTCCGGAAGCGGAAAATCCACATTTATCCGTTGTCTGAACAAGCTGATCAAGCCCACAGCAGGGGCCATTCTGGTGGACGGCAAAGATATCATGCAGATGGACAGTGAGGAGCTCCAGGAGCTTCGTCGGCGTAAAATGTCCATGGTCTTCCAGAATTTCGGACTCCTGCCTCACAGAAATGTTGTGAATAACGTGGAGTTCGGGCTCGAAGTAAGCGGCGTGGACAAAGAGACCCGGAGACAAAAAGCTTTGGACGCTATTAAACTGGTCGGCCTGGACGGATTCGAATTCAGCATGCCAAGGGAATTGTCCGGTGGTATGCAGCAGCGGGTCGGGCTGGCCCGGGCCCTTGCCAACGACCCTGAAATTCTTCTTATGGATGAAGCGTTCAGTGCACTGGACCCGCTCATCCGTACTCAGATGCAGGATGAACTGCTTGAACTTCAGGCGAAGATGCACAAGACCATCATCTTCATTACCCACGACCTTGATGAAGCGTTGAAGCTTGGTGACCGTATTGCAATTCTCGGACCCGACGGCCGTGTCCGCCAGATCGGAACTCCTGAGCAGATTCTTTCAGATCCTGCCGACGATTATGTGAAAAAGTTCGTTCAGAACGTGGACAGAACCAAGGTTATCACTGCCAGTTCCGTGAAGCACGGATGCCCCACCCTGAATATCCAGAAAGACGGTCCAGAAGCTGCTCTCCGCTTAATGGAAAAGGAACATATTTCCCACGCCTTTGTGGTGGACTCTGAACGGGTTCTCCAGGGGATTGTGTCAGTAGAGGATGCAGTGGAACTGAAGAAGCAGAAGAAAAAAGACCTGACTGAGATTCTTACACACAACGTATACACCGCCGGTCCGGAAACCGCCGTCTCGGATCTGCTTGCAACGGCTCTTGAGTCCAGATTCCCCATTGCAGTAATCGGGGATGACAATAAGTTTCACGGCATTGTGGACCGGGCAGCCATTATCGCGGAAGTGACCAATGACGATGAGGAAGCGGAAACTCCCACGGTACTGAGTGAGGTTATGGAACAGGCCGAGCACGATGCAGAAGCCGGCCAGGAGTAA
- the ehuA gene encoding ectoine/hydroxyectoine ABC transporter ATP-binding protein EhuA yields MNNQDFPLTLQGENPPMVRFDKVTKRYGDLTVLDSLELDVRANEMVTIVGPSGSGKTTVLRMLMTLEHINEGVIYVDGRPLTHMEKDGQLVRANKSYTREVRKDIGMVFQQFNLFPHMTALENCTEAPIQVLGLSKKDAEERAVELLEMVGLDDKIDQYPARLSGGQQQRVAIARALAMRPKVMLFDEVTSALDPEVIGEVTQVIRKLRVKHDLTMLMVTHQMGFAREISDRVCFFYNGSIVEQGAPEEIFSNPKEERTAEFLSAVLEAN; encoded by the coding sequence ATGAATAATCAAGACTTTCCCCTTACCCTGCAGGGTGAAAACCCGCCTATGGTACGCTTCGACAAGGTAACCAAACGCTATGGTGATCTTACCGTTCTGGATTCCCTGGAACTGGATGTACGCGCCAATGAGATGGTCACCATTGTCGGCCCCTCGGGATCCGGAAAGACCACAGTGCTGCGGATGCTCATGACCCTTGAGCATATAAATGAAGGTGTCATCTATGTTGACGGCCGACCGCTCACCCACATGGAAAAAGACGGGCAGCTTGTCCGGGCAAACAAATCCTATACCCGGGAAGTTCGAAAAGATATCGGCATGGTATTCCAGCAGTTCAATCTCTTTCCCCATATGACGGCTCTGGAAAACTGTACTGAGGCTCCAATTCAAGTGCTGGGGCTGTCCAAAAAAGATGCAGAAGAACGTGCGGTGGAACTGCTGGAAATGGTGGGTCTGGACGATAAAATCGATCAGTATCCAGCCAGACTCTCCGGCGGCCAGCAGCAGCGGGTTGCTATCGCCCGGGCTCTCGCCATGAGGCCCAAGGTGATGCTCTTCGATGAGGTTACATCAGCACTGGATCCCGAAGTGATCGGCGAAGTAACCCAGGTTATCCGGAAACTGAGAGTCAAGCACGATCTCACCATGCTCATGGTTACCCATCAGATGGGTTTTGCCCGGGAGATATCTGACCGGGTATGTTTCTTTTATAACGGAAGCATCGTTGAACAGGGCGCTCCCGAAGAAATCTTTTCCAATCCAAAGGAAGAGCGTACGGCGGAATTCCTCAGCGCGGTCCTTGAAGCCAACTGA
- a CDS encoding ABC transporter permease: MDRIREIIDIGKGFETVIDWLTENLGGFFDVISNLVDGLLNGVNWVFQFPPQFIIIILFTALAWWIASRGVAIFTLVGFLLIWYMGYWSETMDTLSLVITAVFFGLLIGVPMGIWSSKSDSVWNVVRPILDFMQTLPAFVYLIPAVLLFRLGPIPGVIATLIFSLPPAVRLTNLGIRQVPKEIKEASRSFGATPSQMLYKAELPVALPTIMAGVNQTIMLALSMVVISGMIGAGGLGNVVLKGITQLRIDMGFEGGISIVILAIFLDRVTQALSDASQRQEEK, translated from the coding sequence ATGGATAGAATACGTGAAATAATTGATATCGGAAAAGGATTTGAGACAGTAATCGACTGGCTCACGGAAAATCTGGGGGGATTCTTTGATGTAATCTCCAACCTTGTGGACGGTCTTCTGAATGGTGTGAACTGGGTGTTTCAGTTCCCTCCCCAGTTTATTATTATTATTCTGTTTACCGCTCTTGCTTGGTGGATTGCCAGCAGAGGGGTTGCAATTTTTACCCTGGTGGGATTTTTGCTGATCTGGTACATGGGGTACTGGAGTGAAACCATGGACACCCTGTCCCTGGTGATCACTGCGGTGTTCTTCGGACTGCTGATCGGTGTTCCCATGGGAATCTGGTCCTCAAAATCGGATTCGGTGTGGAATGTAGTCCGTCCTATACTGGACTTCATGCAGACCCTCCCTGCGTTTGTGTACCTCATACCGGCGGTACTGCTGTTTAGATTGGGTCCCATTCCCGGGGTTATTGCCACTCTGATTTTCTCTCTTCCCCCGGCAGTACGACTCACCAACCTGGGTATCCGGCAGGTTCCGAAGGAGATCAAAGAGGCAAGCCGCTCATTTGGAGCCACTCCGTCACAGATGCTCTACAAGGCTGAATTGCCGGTTGCTCTGCCCACCATCATGGCGGGTGTAAACCAGACAATTATGCTCGCTCTTTCAATGGTGGTAATTTCCGGAATGATCGGTGCCGGAGGTCTGGGTAATGTGGTTCTCAAGGGTATTACACAGCTGAGGATCGACATGGGCTTTGAAGGCGGTATCTCCATTGTTATCCTGGCTATCTTCCTTGACCGTGTGACTCAAGCCTTGAGCGATGCATCCCAGCGTCAGGAAGAAAAATAG
- a CDS encoding STAS/SEC14 domain-containing protein has protein sequence MTIISVYYTAKMTDADHKELLEARLADIRRVGDTVNLLTVIEEGFESNAVRSKNERNFSKEVNPYVRKSAVVGATGMMKVTVASLKMFSKREIQEFDNETSATAWLRDELEVKA, from the coding sequence ATGACAATTATCAGCGTATATTACACGGCAAAAATGACTGATGCAGATCACAAAGAACTGCTGGAGGCTCGCCTTGCGGATATCAGGCGTGTGGGCGACACGGTAAACCTTCTCACCGTCATAGAGGAAGGTTTTGAATCCAATGCCGTACGCAGTAAGAATGAGCGGAATTTCTCAAAGGAAGTAAATCCCTATGTGAGGAAATCTGCCGTTGTGGGAGCAACAGGAATGATGAAAGTGACTGTCGCCAGTCTGAAAATGTTCTCCAAACGTGAGATTCAGGAGTTCGACAATGAAACCTCGGCAACGGCATGGCTCAGGGATGAACTTGAGGTAAAAGCCTGA
- a CDS encoding YitT family protein: MKLNMQKTGPFIRQTIGIVVGSLIFGIALSWFLLPYKIAPGGVGGLSQIFFHLFGWNAGFVMMMMNIPLWILGIWLVGRQFGLGTFIGFFMSSAMTDLVSPRKLYEMGILTEMIERYNTVDGVMKASTEWAMTDDIFLAAIAGSMLLGVGLGLIFKSKASTGGTDVPVAIMKKYMGISIGNGYLIIETLIILIIGVVFANLNIIIWSYFGLYLSAKFTDMVTEGISRVKTATIICSGPEAEERIKNRIYNELDRGVTFLNGRGSWSGEEKNLIFVAFGIQQASTLKAIAHQEDPDVFMIMNDVRDVIGFGFKSREINLGD; this comes from the coding sequence ATGAAACTCAACATGCAGAAGACCGGCCCCTTTATCCGTCAGACGATTGGAATTGTTGTGGGCAGTCTGATTTTCGGAATAGCCCTATCCTGGTTTTTACTGCCCTACAAAATCGCACCCGGAGGTGTGGGTGGTCTCAGCCAAATATTTTTCCACCTGTTCGGATGGAACGCCGGTTTTGTCATGATGATGATGAACATACCTCTTTGGATTTTGGGTATCTGGCTTGTGGGCAGGCAGTTCGGGCTGGGTACCTTTATCGGTTTTTTCATGAGCAGCGCCATGACAGACCTTGTATCTCCCCGAAAACTGTATGAGATGGGAATTCTCACTGAAATGATTGAGCGTTACAACACTGTGGATGGAGTAATGAAAGCCAGTACAGAGTGGGCAATGACCGATGATATTTTTCTTGCGGCGATTGCAGGATCCATGCTCCTGGGAGTCGGACTGGGACTGATTTTCAAATCCAAAGCCTCCACTGGCGGAACAGATGTCCCGGTAGCGATCATGAAAAAATATATGGGAATTTCGATCGGGAACGGATATCTGATTATCGAGACGCTGATCATTCTGATAATCGGTGTGGTATTTGCCAACCTGAATATCATTATCTGGAGCTACTTCGGTTTGTATCTTTCCGCAAAATTTACCGATATGGTCACCGAGGGGATCTCAAGGGTGAAAACCGCCACCATTATATGTTCGGGTCCGGAGGCTGAAGAACGGATCAAAAACAGGATTTACAACGAACTGGACCGTGGAGTGACGTTTCTCAACGGAAGGGGCAGCTGGTCCGGTGAAGAGAAAAATTTGATTTTCGTGGCGTTCGGCATACAGCAGGCATCAACCTTGAAGGCGATTGCCCACCAGGAAGATCCTGATGTGTTTATGATTATGAATGATGTGCGGGATGTGATCGGATTCGGCTTTAAAAGCCGGGAAATAAACCTTGGAGACTGA
- a CDS encoding MFS transporter, translating into MMHSPEAGPRPGVIVLGNMITNFGNSLYVVGLFIFIARDYPNPLFLGMIQAAAYLPVVLFSFQGGIRADRENRIRIISGSDILRGAGFISAALLFFSRVSIHPMLILIPMVLFNAFMQARFTPAVMSYLLDINLYMKRRGKQSGRMQKGPDWFSLRTAVTHLASLAGQGAGAVLSGLLGMSWLLVISGAGFLFSGFWERTSADAPKAAGDSAHGVGDENFSLRGVMGHIRRLHAFHRLGVPVYLYLGIQGVNSMLVINMPFFLLRRLGAPEMFLGLAMAALFGGSLLYAAADSLLLSKVSWGRGKAGLFGLLYAGFLLLMSMVPGGYLEGSGMMFRGLFPLLILLICGALLSAVYLSTLRELHAQSAGQGSGGYLGLLEAMGTAVLPVSYLVNSAIAGLLPLDTPWLLRSASAVLFTGIMIMILVKRYSGSGKT; encoded by the coding sequence ATGATGCACTCTCCTGAAGCAGGGCCCAGACCCGGGGTTATTGTCCTGGGGAATATGATTACCAATTTCGGGAATTCCCTGTATGTGGTGGGGCTCTTTATTTTCATTGCCCGGGATTACCCCAACCCTCTGTTTCTGGGAATGATTCAGGCTGCAGCCTATCTTCCGGTGGTGCTCTTCAGTTTCCAGGGAGGGATTCGTGCCGACAGAGAAAACCGGATCCGGATAATTTCCGGCAGCGACATACTCAGAGGTGCAGGGTTTATTTCTGCCGCACTGCTGTTCTTTTCCCGGGTTTCAATACACCCCATGCTGATTCTCATCCCCATGGTTTTATTCAATGCTTTCATGCAGGCTCGCTTTACTCCCGCGGTGATGAGCTATCTTCTGGATATCAATCTGTATATGAAAAGGCGGGGAAAACAGTCCGGTAGAATGCAGAAGGGCCCGGATTGGTTCAGTTTGAGGACGGCGGTAACACATCTGGCCAGCCTGGCGGGGCAGGGTGCGGGGGCTGTGTTGTCAGGGCTCCTGGGCATGAGCTGGCTGCTGGTGATCAGCGGAGCCGGATTCCTGTTCAGCGGATTTTGGGAACGCACCAGTGCTGATGCTCCGAAAGCTGCAGGCGACTCTGCTCACGGAGTTGGGGATGAGAATTTCTCTCTCCGGGGAGTCATGGGACACATCCGCAGGCTTCATGCCTTCCACCGCCTGGGCGTACCTGTATACCTCTACCTTGGAATTCAAGGGGTGAACAGCATGCTGGTGATTAATATGCCGTTTTTTCTGCTTCGGCGGTTGGGAGCTCCGGAGATGTTTCTTGGATTGGCCATGGCTGCACTTTTCGGCGGCAGTCTGCTCTATGCTGCTGCCGATTCTCTCCTGCTGTCCAAGGTCTCCTGGGGCAGGGGAAAAGCCGGCTTGTTCGGGCTGCTGTATGCGGGCTTTCTCCTGCTGATGTCGATGGTTCCCGGCGGTTATCTGGAGGGAAGCGGGATGATGTTCCGGGGGCTTTTTCCCCTGTTGATTCTGTTGATCTGCGGAGCCCTGCTTTCCGCAGTGTATTTAAGTACACTCAGGGAGCTGCATGCCCAAAGCGCCGGTCAGGGGAGCGGAGGGTATCTGGGGCTTCTGGAGGCCATGGGAACGGCGGTGCTCCCGGTGAGTTATCTGGTGAACTCAGCAATTGCAGGTTTGCTCCCTCTGGATACTCCCTGGTTATTACGGTCTGCATCTGCAGTGCTGTTTACCGGCATAATGATCATGATTTTGGTGAAGCGGTATTCCGGTAGTGGGAAGACATAA
- a CDS encoding copper resistance protein NlpE N-terminal domain-containing protein: MYRRDIRRIFPEILAVPVFAALLFGSCSTLPSRIEEPAHGPENISGRYSGILPCADCPGILNILELSQSGNFTLRESYLDRNSSAFTGRGVWKRIEATQLNLTFEENSRTMRLAITPSGLKLLNQDGSEISTEFPDLYELGKNSPSLQNTRWEIQKLGSRAPGENPQEEKEGGYFISFAPEGYRFAAKAGCNTLIGEYSFTAGGELTFTAPASTLMACPDMSMEELLADILTRTRGWRMQSEQMMFLDQEGSEIAVFTVIQSGEKTTD, from the coding sequence ATGTACAGAAGAGATATACGCCGAATATTTCCGGAAATTTTAGCAGTACCGGTCTTTGCAGCACTGCTGTTCGGTTCATGCAGCACGCTGCCTTCCCGGATTGAAGAGCCGGCGCACGGACCGGAAAATATTTCCGGGCGGTATTCGGGAATTCTTCCCTGCGCAGACTGCCCGGGCATTCTCAATATCCTGGAACTCTCACAGTCCGGAAATTTCACTCTCAGGGAATCCTATCTGGATAGAAACAGCAGTGCATTCACCGGAAGAGGAGTGTGGAAGCGCATCGAGGCAACTCAGCTGAATCTCACTTTTGAAGAAAATTCCAGAACAATGCGGCTGGCTATCACTCCATCCGGGCTCAAGCTTCTGAATCAGGACGGTTCTGAAATTTCCACAGAGTTTCCCGATCTGTATGAGCTTGGGAAAAATTCACCTTCTCTGCAGAACACCCGTTGGGAGATTCAGAAACTGGGAAGCAGAGCTCCCGGGGAGAACCCTCAGGAAGAAAAAGAGGGCGGGTATTTCATATCCTTCGCTCCGGAAGGGTACAGATTCGCCGCCAAAGCCGGATGCAATACGCTGATTGGGGAGTATTCCTTTACAGCCGGAGGAGAGCTCACCTTCACGGCCCCGGCATCAACTCTCATGGCCTGCCCGGATATGTCCATGGAAGAGCTGCTGGCCGATATTTTGACCAGGACCAGAGGATGGCGCATGCAAAGCGAACAGATGATGTTTTTAGACCAGGAAGGCAGTGAAATTGCAGTTTTCACAGTCATTCAGTCTGGAGAAAAAACCACCGATTGA
- the trkA gene encoding Trk system potassium transporter TrkA has translation MNIIIVGAGVVGFQVARRLIDEGKNVTIIEQHEESARYAGARLDCMVLTGQGNDLEILRKAGAEKADYFIALTGSDEINMICCSLVAAEFRIPNKVARVRNVEYMQTQMAEQRYLGIDYMINPETEAAKNIIQQLDTGARNYVMVFENLDIQIQRFVVSGRSPFANMVIHKLPSLLPLPFIVPVIQREEQTIIPDGSTTILEGDEMYIAAKEADFKKIHQFLGEKQESLKRVLVVGGGSIGRMVLHHLMGNELQEQTFFRRFTRMVRRKNARSVRVVERDYQKCKQISDRYPDALVINADISEEDIFEEEQLNECDLLITATENPELNIVAGLYARKIGIDRAITLVRSENYAHIASELGINVIVSLKDTVVNSILKYLLKGNVTSIQTAARGKIDFLELQVEPESQIVGRTLREIRFPPETLLLYINREKKTFIPDGDARVEANDHILILARKEFVPRIEDLVTASSDG, from the coding sequence ATGAACATTATCATAGTGGGAGCCGGGGTTGTCGGGTTCCAGGTTGCCCGGCGTCTTATTGATGAGGGCAAGAACGTCACCATCATTGAACAGCATGAGGAATCGGCTCGCTACGCCGGAGCACGGCTGGACTGCATGGTGCTTACCGGTCAGGGGAACGATCTGGAGATTCTTCGCAAAGCCGGGGCGGAAAAGGCTGATTATTTTATTGCCCTTACCGGCTCTGATGAGATCAACATGATATGCTGTTCGTTGGTTGCGGCGGAATTCCGAATCCCCAACAAAGTGGCCAGGGTTAGAAATGTTGAGTATATGCAGACCCAGATGGCCGAACAGCGCTATCTGGGAATTGATTATATGATCAATCCGGAAACTGAAGCTGCAAAAAATATCATACAGCAGCTGGATACAGGCGCCAGAAATTACGTCATGGTTTTTGAAAACCTGGATATACAGATTCAGCGATTCGTGGTGTCCGGCCGCTCCCCTTTTGCCAATATGGTAATTCATAAACTCCCTTCTCTTTTGCCGCTTCCCTTCATTGTTCCCGTTATTCAGCGGGAAGAACAGACTATTATTCCCGACGGATCCACGACGATTCTTGAAGGCGATGAGATGTATATTGCGGCAAAGGAAGCCGACTTCAAAAAAATTCATCAGTTTCTCGGAGAGAAGCAGGAAAGCCTGAAACGGGTTCTGGTTGTGGGCGGCGGTTCAATCGGCAGAATGGTTCTGCATCATCTCATGGGAAATGAACTGCAGGAGCAGACCTTTTTCCGTCGATTCACCCGCATGGTGCGCAGAAAAAATGCCCGCTCAGTGAGAGTGGTTGAACGGGACTATCAGAAGTGCAAGCAGATCAGTGACCGGTACCCTGACGCACTGGTAATAAATGCGGATATCAGCGAGGAAGATATTTTTGAGGAAGAACAGCTCAATGAATGTGATCTGCTGATTACCGCCACAGAGAATCCCGAGCTGAATATTGTTGCCGGGCTGTATGCCCGGAAAATCGGGATTGACCGTGCCATCACTCTTGTACGATCTGAAAATTATGCACATATCGCCAGCGAACTGGGTATCAATGTGATTGTGAGTCTCAAGGATACTGTGGTGAACTCAATTCTTAAATATCTGCTGAAAGGTAATGTGACCAGCATTCAGACAGCGGCCCGGGGAAAGATTGATTTTCTCGAGCTTCAGGTTGAGCCGGAAAGCCAGATTGTAGGCAGGACACTCCGGGAAATCCGCTTTCCACCGGAAACTCTTCTTCTCTATATTAATCGGGAAAAGAAAACCTTTATTCCCGACGGCGATGCCAGAGTTGAGGCAAATGATCATATTCTGATTCTTGCACGGAAGGAATTTGTTCCGAGGATTGAGGATCTGGTCACCGCTTCAAGCGACGGTTAA
- a CDS encoding glycine betaine ABC transporter substrate-binding protein — MRKLIVTLLIMAVIIPAAAFAEGAQEGAEAKEVNLVYANWEEGVAWTHFLATVLEDEFGYEVNLTAADVAPAISSVAAGDQDYFMEGWLPTLHSVYTEGTDIVRVSKIYDKGITGLIVPKYMADDGVTKVSDLAKPEVVEKLNGEITGIDAGAGMMIKTAEELIPAYGLEEAGLELVASSSPAMMAAIDAAYQEEEYIVGMGWQPHSMFGRYDLVILEQDGEQIFVPDDIFILGRPGVEEDLPVVSAFFDNVYWTNETIGPLMVHIADSELDTLEAAREWKNENPDVWQDWIPEM; from the coding sequence GTGAGAAAGTTAATTGTAACTTTGCTTATCATGGCTGTAATCATTCCCGCCGCAGCGTTTGCTGAAGGTGCACAGGAAGGTGCAGAAGCCAAAGAGGTAAATCTCGTATATGCAAACTGGGAAGAAGGTGTGGCATGGACCCATTTCCTGGCAACTGTTCTTGAAGATGAGTTCGGATACGAAGTGAACCTTACCGCTGCCGACGTTGCTCCTGCAATTTCTTCAGTGGCTGCGGGTGACCAGGACTACTTCATGGAAGGATGGCTTCCCACACTGCACAGTGTATACACTGAAGGTACCGACATCGTGAGGGTCTCCAAGATCTACGACAAAGGTATTACCGGTCTGATTGTACCCAAGTACATGGCAGATGACGGTGTTACAAAGGTATCTGACCTTGCAAAGCCTGAAGTGGTTGAAAAGCTCAATGGTGAAATCACCGGAATCGATGCAGGTGCCGGTATGATGATCAAGACTGCCGAGGAACTGATTCCCGCATACGGTCTGGAAGAAGCTGGTCTGGAACTGGTTGCATCTTCAAGCCCTGCAATGATGGCGGCAATCGATGCGGCATACCAAGAAGAAGAATACATCGTAGGTATGGGTTGGCAGCCCCACTCCATGTTCGGTCGTTACGATCTGGTAATTCTCGAACAGGACGGTGAACAGATATTCGTACCCGACGATATTTTCATTCTGGGACGCCCCGGAGTTGAAGAAGATCTGCCTGTTGTATCTGCATTCTTTGACAACGTGTACTGGACCAACGAAACCATCGGTCCCCTCATGGTGCACATTGCCGATTCCGAGCTGGACACACTTGAAGCAGCCCGGGAATGGAAGAATGAAAATCCCGACGTATGGCAGGATTGGATTCCTGAAATGTAA